A stretch of Vannielia litorea DNA encodes these proteins:
- the dtd gene encoding D-aminoacyl-tRNA deacylase gives MRALLQRVLEASVTVEGVRIAEIGPGLLVLVCAMEGDTEAEAEKLAARVAKLRIFQDEAGKMNRSVSDTGGAALVVSQFTLAADTRRGNRPGFSTAAAPETGRALYEHFAETLAGLGIPTRRGRFATDMKVALVNDGPITIWLDTEA, from the coding sequence GTGAGGGCACTCCTGCAGCGGGTGCTCGAGGCCTCCGTCACCGTCGAGGGAGTGCGGATCGCCGAAATCGGCCCGGGCCTGCTGGTGCTGGTCTGTGCGATGGAGGGCGACACCGAGGCCGAGGCCGAGAAACTCGCCGCCCGCGTCGCCAAGCTGCGCATCTTCCAGGACGAGGCCGGCAAGATGAACCGCTCGGTCTCAGACACGGGCGGCGCCGCACTGGTCGTCAGCCAGTTCACCCTCGCGGCCGACACCCGCCGGGGCAACCGGCCCGGGTTTTCCACCGCCGCCGCGCCCGAAACCGGCCGCGCGCTCTACGAGCATTTCGCCGAGACCCTCGCCGGTCTTGGCATCCCCACCCGACGCGGACGCTTTGCCACCGACATGAAGGTGGCCCTTGTCAACGACGGCCCGATCACCATCTGGCTCGACACCGAGGCGTGA
- a CDS encoding carbohydrate kinase family protein: MIICAGEALIDMLPRESKGGEAMFLPVCGGSVYNTAIALGRLGSQVGLVSGVSNDIFGEQLVAGLAASRVGPDLLIRSDRPTTLAFVRLTNGQAEYAFFDEGSAGRMIRVRDLPALPRAARAVFFGGISLAVKPCCDTYFSLMKRHSKGKLIMMDVNVRPDFIPDEAEYRARTEAMLAHTDILKLSDEDLRWMFGDADPAAHAEELLAKGPKMICVTEGAKGVTAYLASGAHTVLAERVEVVDTVGAGDTFNAGVLAGLDRAGALSKRALTEGLPKEVVIEALRLGVKAAAVTVQRAGANPPWAEELA, encoded by the coding sequence ATGATCATCTGTGCAGGCGAAGCCCTGATCGACATGCTCCCGCGCGAGAGCAAGGGTGGCGAGGCGATGTTTCTGCCGGTCTGCGGCGGCTCCGTCTACAATACCGCCATCGCGCTTGGCCGCCTCGGTTCGCAGGTCGGCCTTGTCTCGGGCGTGTCCAACGACATCTTCGGTGAGCAGCTGGTCGCCGGGCTGGCGGCCTCCAGGGTCGGGCCCGACCTGCTGATCCGGTCCGACCGCCCCACCACGCTGGCCTTCGTCCGGCTGACCAACGGCCAGGCGGAATATGCCTTCTTCGACGAGGGCAGCGCCGGTCGGATGATCCGCGTCCGCGACCTGCCCGCCCTGCCCCGCGCTGCCAGGGCGGTGTTCTTCGGCGGTATCTCGCTCGCGGTAAAACCCTGCTGCGATACCTATTTCTCGCTGATGAAGCGCCACTCGAAGGGCAAGCTCATCATGATGGACGTCAACGTCCGCCCCGATTTCATCCCCGACGAGGCCGAGTATCGCGCCCGCACCGAGGCGATGCTGGCCCATACCGATATCCTCAAGCTGTCGGATGAAGACCTGCGCTGGATGTTCGGCGATGCCGACCCCGCCGCGCACGCCGAGGAGCTGCTGGCCAAGGGGCCGAAGATGATCTGCGTCACCGAAGGCGCCAAGGGGGTCACCGCCTACCTCGCCTCGGGGGCCCACACGGTGCTGGCCGAGCGGGTCGAGGTGGTCGATACCGTAGGCGCGGGCGACACCTTCAACGCGGGCGTGCTGGCGGGCCTCGACCGGGCCGGGGCGCTCTCGAAGAGAGCGCTGACCGAGGGGCTCCCCAAGGAGGTGGTGATCGAAGCGCTGCGCCTTGGCGTGAAGGCCGCCGCCGTCACCGTCCAGCGTGCCGGGGCCAACCCGCCTTGGGCGGAGGAGCTTGCGTGA
- a CDS encoding cytochrome b, with protein sequence MPRPASYSRLQILLHWLVVILIVVAFLLSDQMDDWEDLPADAALPFHGILGLTVFFLMLARLALRLFRGAPPPPEADPAWQKRVAEASHWALYALAIATPWSGGFAFYLRWEEAADVHELLKTLLLLTAAAHTAAALYHQFILKDGLLGRMGLERR encoded by the coding sequence ATGCCCCGCCCCGCCAGCTACTCCCGGCTCCAGATCCTCCTCCATTGGCTCGTGGTGATCCTCATCGTCGTCGCCTTCCTGCTTTCCGACCAGATGGACGACTGGGAGGACTTGCCCGCCGATGCCGCCCTGCCGTTCCACGGCATCCTTGGCCTCACCGTCTTCTTCCTCATGCTGGCCCGTCTCGCCCTGCGGCTCTTCCGCGGTGCGCCGCCGCCGCCCGAGGCCGATCCGGCCTGGCAGAAACGTGTCGCCGAGGCGAGCCATTGGGCGCTCTACGCGCTGGCGATCGCCACGCCCTGGTCGGGCGGCTTTGCCTTCTATCTCCGATGGGAAGAGGCAGCCGATGTGCATGAGCTGCTGAAAACGCTCCTGCTCCTCACCGCCGCCGCCCACACCGCCGCCGCGCTCTACCACCAGTTCATCCTCAAGGATGGCCTTCTTGGCCGCATGGGGCTCGAAAGACGTTAG
- a CDS encoding TFIIB-type zinc finger domain-containing protein — MTSIDSTANEEHRFPCPACGADMRFDPASSTLMCDHCGHRDEAVMETQAPPAIEELDYEAALRAQLPEAEMEETRVTQCTSCGAQVEFDQDAHATECPFCATPIVTDTGTHRHIKPKGLVPFALKEEQARDAMTQWLGKLWFAPGGLQDYARKGRRMQGIYVPYWTYDADTKSRYTGMRGVYYYVTETVMRDGKPEQRRVRKIAWTPVKGRVARWFDDVLVLASRSLPKKYTDGLEPWNLTGLEPYAPHFLAGFRAEGYQVDLAEGFEEAKGVMEATIRRDVRFDIGGDQQKIITLSTDMSDITFKHILLPVWLAAYKYKGKSYRFVVNGQSGKVQGERPWSAWKIAFAVVLGVIVAGAIGYAVAMSQ; from the coding sequence ATGACCAGCATCGATTCCACCGCCAACGAAGAACATCGCTTTCCCTGCCCCGCCTGCGGTGCCGACATGCGGTTCGACCCTGCCTCCTCCACGCTCATGTGCGACCACTGCGGCCACCGCGACGAGGCGGTGATGGAGACCCAGGCGCCGCCCGCCATCGAGGAGCTCGATTACGAAGCCGCCCTGAGGGCCCAGCTGCCCGAGGCCGAGATGGAGGAAACCCGGGTCACGCAGTGCACGAGTTGCGGCGCTCAGGTGGAGTTCGATCAGGATGCCCACGCCACCGAGTGCCCGTTCTGCGCCACGCCCATCGTGACCGACACCGGCACCCACCGCCACATCAAGCCCAAGGGCCTCGTGCCCTTCGCGCTGAAGGAGGAGCAGGCACGCGACGCGATGACCCAGTGGCTCGGAAAGCTCTGGTTCGCGCCCGGCGGCTTGCAGGACTACGCCCGCAAGGGCCGCAGGATGCAGGGCATCTACGTCCCCTACTGGACCTATGACGCCGACACCAAGAGCCGCTACACCGGCATGCGCGGGGTCTACTACTACGTCACCGAAACCGTGATGCGCGACGGAAAGCCGGAGCAACGACGGGTCCGCAAGATCGCCTGGACCCCGGTGAAGGGCCGGGTGGCACGCTGGTTCGATGACGTGCTGGTGCTGGCCTCCCGGTCGCTGCCGAAGAAATACACCGACGGGCTCGAACCCTGGAACCTGACCGGCCTCGAGCCCTACGCGCCGCATTTTCTCGCCGGGTTCCGTGCCGAGGGCTACCAGGTGGACCTGGCCGAAGGGTTCGAGGAGGCCAAGGGCGTCATGGAGGCCACCATCCGCCGCGACGTGCGCTTCGATATCGGGGGCGACCAGCAGAAGATCATCACCCTTTCGACCGACATGAGCGACATCACCTTCAAGCATATCCTGCTGCCGGTCTGGCTGGCGGCCTACAAGTACAAGGGCAAGAGCTACCGCTTCGTGGTCAACGGCCAGTCGGGCAAGGTGCAGGGCGAGCGGCCCTGGTCGGCCTGGAAGATCGCCTTCGCCGTGGTGCTGGGCGTGATCGTGGCAGGGGCCATCGGCTACGCGGTGGCGATGAGCCAGTAG